A region from the Rheinheimera mangrovi genome encodes:
- the yhbY gene encoding ribosome assembly RNA-binding protein YhbY: MNLSNKQKQFLKAKAHELKPTILLGGNGLTEGVMAEIDLALEHHELIKVKVPSIDREEKVAIMDAIVREAKAQKVQVIGHILVIYRAAKEKKLHIPKG, encoded by the coding sequence ATGAACCTTAGTAATAAACAAAAACAGTTTTTAAAAGCCAAAGCACACGAGTTAAAACCAACCATTCTGTTGGGTGGTAACGGATTAACTGAAGGCGTTATGGCCGAAATCGATTTGGCGTTAGAGCACCATGAACTGATCAAAGTGAAAGTTCCAAGCATCGATCGCGAAGAAAAAGTCGCTATCATGGACGCTATAGTGCGCGAAGCCAAAGCACAAAAAGTGCAGGTGATTGGCCATATTCTGGTGATCTACCGCGCTGCCAAAGAGAAAAAGTTACATATTCCAAAAGGTTAA
- the greA gene encoding transcription elongation factor GreA, whose translation MSQIPMTVEGAQRLRDELHELKTVRRPAIIQAIAEAREHGDLKENAEYHAAREQQGFCEGRIQDIEAKLSNAQIIDITKLPNNGKVIFGATVTILNLDTEEEVTYRIVGDDEADIKNFRISVNSPIARGLIGKEEEDVVTINTPAGMVEFEITQVQYL comes from the coding sequence ATGAGTCAAATCCCTATGACTGTTGAAGGCGCCCAACGCTTGCGTGACGAGCTGCATGAGCTGAAGACAGTAAGACGCCCGGCTATCATTCAAGCGATAGCCGAAGCGCGTGAGCATGGTGATTTAAAAGAGAATGCGGAATACCACGCAGCCCGTGAACAACAGGGCTTTTGTGAAGGCCGCATTCAGGATATCGAAGCCAAGTTGTCCAATGCGCAGATCATTGATATCACTAAACTGCCTAATAATGGCAAAGTGATTTTTGGTGCCACTGTAACCATTCTGAACCTGGATACGGAAGAGGAAGTTACCTACCGTATTGTGGGTGATGATGAAGCGGATATTAAAAACTTCAGGATTTCGGTGAATTCGCCTATAGCCCGCGGTTTAATTGGTAAAGAAGAAGAAGATGTGGTCACTATCAATACCCCAGCCGGTATGGTGGAGTTTGAGATCACTCAAGTACAGTATTTATAA
- the carB gene encoding carbamoyl-phosphate synthase large subunit, producing the protein MPKRTDLKSILILGAGPIVIGQACEFDYSGAQACKALKEEGYRVILVNSNPATIMTDPEMADATYIEPIHWQVVEKIIEKERPCAVLPTMGGQTALNCALDLERHGVLAKYNVEMIGATADAIDKAEDRSRFDKAMRSIGLACPRAGLAHSMEEAYEVLEKIGFPCIIRPSFTMGGSGGGIAYNREEFEEICTRGLDLSPTKELLIDESLIGWKEYEMEVVRDKNDNCIIVCSIENFDPMGVHTGDSITVAPAQTLTDKEYQIMRNASLAVLREIGVETGGSNVQFGINPEDGRMVIIEMNPRVSRSSALASKATGFPIAKVAAKLACGYTLDELANDITGGKTPASFEPSIDYVVTKVPRFNFEKFAGANDRLTTQMKSVGEVMAIGRNQQESLQKALRGLEIGVCGLDPIIDIQAPEAKEKIIRELREPGSHRIWYIADAFRMGMSMDEIYALTKIDHWFLIQIEDLLKEEAAVQAAGFAGLDEKRLKVLKRKGFADKRLADLLGVAEGEVRKKRHSFGLHPVYKRVDTCAAEFSSNTAYMYSTYDEECEAAPSNRDKIMIIGGGPNRIGQGIEFDYCCVHAALALREDGYETIMVNCNPETVSTDYDTSDRLYFESITLEDVLEIVRKEQPKGVIVQYGGQTPLKLARALEANGVPIIGTSPDAIDRAEDRERFQQAVERLGLKQPQNATVTSLEEAIAKAPAIGYPMVVRPSYVLGGRAMEIVYDDQDLRRYMTEAVSVSNDSPVLLDRFLDDAIEVDIDAICDGKEVIIGGIMEHIEQAGVHSGDSACSLPPHSLSVDVQDRMREQVKKLALELGVVGLMNTQFAVKDNEIYLIEVNPRAARTVPFVSKATGVAVAKVGARCMAGQSLASQGITKEIIPPYFSVKEVVIPFNKFPGVDPILGPEMRSTGEVMGVGDTFAEAFAKAELGAGTVIPTGGRALLSVRDSDKVRVVELARTMVELGFELDATGGTAKALEAAGIECRTVSKVFEGRPHILDRIKNGEYSYIVNTTEGRQAIEDSKVLRRGALQHKANYTTTLNAAFATCKANAANAFATVASVQELHKRVNG; encoded by the coding sequence GTGCTGGCAAAATACAATGTCGAAATGATTGGCGCTACCGCTGACGCCATCGACAAAGCAGAAGACCGCAGCCGTTTTGACAAAGCAATGCGTTCCATTGGTCTGGCTTGCCCGCGCGCAGGTCTGGCTCATTCGATGGAAGAAGCCTATGAAGTACTGGAAAAAATTGGTTTCCCGTGCATTATTCGTCCGTCATTCACTATGGGTGGTTCAGGTGGCGGTATTGCTTACAACCGCGAAGAATTTGAAGAAATCTGTACCCGTGGTCTGGATCTGTCACCAACCAAAGAGCTGCTGATTGATGAGTCTCTGATCGGTTGGAAAGAATACGAGATGGAAGTGGTCCGTGATAAAAACGACAACTGCATCATCGTCTGTTCTATCGAAAACTTCGACCCTATGGGTGTGCATACCGGTGACTCTATCACTGTAGCGCCAGCTCAGACCTTAACGGATAAAGAATACCAAATCATGCGTAACGCCTCTTTGGCAGTGTTGCGTGAAATTGGTGTGGAAACCGGCGGTTCAAACGTGCAGTTTGGTATTAATCCTGAAGACGGCCGTATGGTCATCATAGAGATGAACCCTCGTGTATCACGCTCTTCAGCTTTAGCTTCTAAAGCCACAGGTTTCCCTATTGCTAAAGTGGCAGCCAAACTGGCTTGTGGTTACACACTGGATGAACTGGCCAACGATATTACTGGCGGCAAAACACCTGCGTCGTTTGAACCAAGCATCGACTACGTTGTGACCAAAGTGCCACGTTTTAACTTCGAAAAATTTGCTGGTGCCAATGACCGCTTAACCACTCAGATGAAGTCTGTGGGTGAAGTGATGGCGATTGGCCGTAACCAGCAGGAATCGCTGCAAAAAGCTTTACGTGGTCTGGAAATTGGTGTTTGTGGTTTAGATCCAATCATTGACATTCAAGCTCCGGAAGCCAAAGAGAAAATCATTCGAGAACTGCGTGAACCTGGTTCACACCGTATTTGGTACATAGCAGATGCCTTCCGTATGGGCATGAGCATGGATGAAATCTATGCGCTGACCAAAATTGATCACTGGTTCCTGATCCAGATTGAAGATCTGCTGAAAGAAGAAGCAGCTGTGCAGGCTGCTGGTTTTGCCGGTTTAGATGAAAAACGCTTAAAAGTATTAAAGCGTAAAGGTTTCGCTGATAAACGTCTGGCTGATTTGTTAGGCGTGGCAGAAGGTGAAGTCCGTAAAAAACGTCACAGCTTCGGTCTGCATCCAGTGTACAAGCGGGTGGATACCTGTGCTGCTGAGTTTTCATCTAACACAGCTTATATGTACAGCACTTATGATGAAGAATGTGAAGCTGCACCAAGCAATCGTGACAAGATCATGATTATTGGTGGTGGTCCAAACCGCATAGGTCAGGGTATCGAATTTGACTACTGCTGTGTGCACGCTGCGCTGGCCTTACGTGAAGACGGTTACGAGACTATTATGGTCAACTGTAACCCAGAAACCGTATCTACAGACTATGACACTTCCGATCGTCTGTACTTTGAATCTATTACGCTGGAAGACGTGCTGGAGATTGTCCGTAAAGAACAGCCAAAAGGCGTTATTGTTCAGTACGGCGGTCAGACACCATTAAAATTAGCCCGTGCTTTAGAAGCGAATGGAGTGCCAATTATTGGTACTTCACCCGATGCCATTGACCGTGCAGAAGACCGTGAGCGTTTCCAGCAGGCCGTTGAACGTTTAGGTTTAAAACAGCCACAAAACGCTACAGTCACCAGTCTGGAAGAAGCTATTGCCAAAGCACCGGCCATTGGTTACCCAATGGTAGTACGTCCATCTTATGTATTAGGTGGCCGCGCCATGGAAATTGTCTATGACGATCAGGACCTGCGCCGTTATATGACGGAAGCGGTCAGTGTGTCGAACGACTCTCCGGTACTGCTGGACCGTTTCCTTGATGACGCCATTGAAGTGGATATCGACGCCATTTGTGACGGAAAAGAAGTCATCATCGGCGGCATTATGGAACACATTGAGCAAGCCGGCGTGCACTCAGGCGACTCAGCCTGTTCTTTACCACCACACAGCTTATCTGTTGATGTACAGGACAGAATGCGTGAGCAGGTGAAAAAGTTGGCGCTGGAGCTGGGTGTGGTCGGCTTAATGAACACTCAGTTTGCTGTCAAAGATAACGAAATTTATCTGATTGAAGTGAACCCTCGTGCAGCCCGTACTGTGCCATTTGTATCAAAAGCTACAGGTGTGGCCGTGGCTAAAGTGGGCGCCCGTTGTATGGCTGGCCAGTCTTTAGCATCGCAAGGTATTACTAAAGAAATCATCCCGCCTTATTTCTCTGTGAAAGAAGTTGTGATCCCGTTTAACAAATTCCCGGGCGTAGATCCAATCCTTGGACCTGAAATGCGTTCAACAGGTGAAGTGATGGGCGTGGGTGATACCTTTGCTGAAGCTTTCGCCAAAGCAGAGTTAGGTGCTGGCACTGTGATCCCAACAGGTGGTCGTGCTTTACTTTCAGTGCGTGACAGCGATAAAGTGCGCGTTGTTGAATTGGCCAGAACTATGGTTGAGCTTGGTTTCGAGCTGGATGCAACTGGTGGTACTGCCAAAGCTTTAGAAGCAGCAGGCATTGAATGCCGTACTGTCAGTAAAGTGTTTGAGGGCCGTCCGCATATTCTGGACCGTATTAAAAACGGCGAATACAGCTATATCGTCAACACCACAGAAGGTCGTCAGGCTATTGAAGACTCTAAAGTGTTACGTCGTGGCGCGCTGCAACATAAAGCCAACTACACCACAACTTTAAATGCAGCTTTTGCAACCTGTAAGGCGAATGCGGCCAATGCCTTTGCCACTGTTGCATCAGTGCAGGAATTACATAAGAGAGTAAACGGATGA